The Tolypothrix sp. PCC 7712 region TGGTTGTTAAAGTTCGTAAATAGTAGATATGCTAAATGAAGTAACACCTCTTATTCTTACTTATAATGAAGCTCCTAATATTTCTCGTACGCTTCAAAGCTTGACTTGGGCAAAGACTATTGTTGTTATCGATAGTTACAGCACAGATGCTACTTTGGAAATTTTATCTTCTCACCATCAAGTAAAAGTTTTTCAAAGAAAGTTTGATTCTTTTGCTGCTCAGTGTAATTTTGGAATAGAAAAAGTTACATCTGAATGGATACTATCATTAGATGCTGATTATATAATAAGTGATGAGTTAATTAATGAAATTCATTCATTATCAGCAGAGCCTAATATAGATAGTTATAAAGTCAGATTCAAGTATTGTATCTTTGGTAAGCCCTTGCATGGTACATTACTGCCACCAAGAGCAGTTTTATATAAAAAAGCAAAAGCAATTTATCAAGATGACGGTCACGCTCATCGTGTCAGCATAGAGGGAAATTCTTCACTACTTTCGGGCTACATATATCATGACGATCGCAAACCTCTAAGTCGTTGGCTATGGGCGCAGGATCGCTACATGGTAATAGAGGCGAAGAAGTTGCTACAGACACCAAGTAGCGAACTCAGTTTGGGCGATCGCATTCGTAAACAGAAGATACTCGCCCCCATCATCATATTTTTCTACTGCCTGATTATCAAAGGTGGGATTCTGGATGGCTGGCGAGGTTTTTACTATGCGTTTCAGCGTGTGTTAGCAGAATTACTATTGGCTATTAATATTATTGAAGCTGAAAAAGGAAAAATTAATGATTCTGCACCTAGTCATACATCGGTAATAGATAGGGCTGATGGTGGTACTAGTCAATATCAATCTCTGAGTAATAGCGATCGCCTCTACCTTATCTCAACTAAGCAATCTATGCATCTAGATAACTATACTCTGGGCAGTTATACCCCAGGCGCACCCTACTGGAAGCAAGTTTTGTGGCATTTCCTGGGGTCACCTATAGTTGAAAGCAATTGGCTACCATTTTCCAATCTGAAGGTTTGGGTACTTCGCAGTTTTGGCGCTAGGATTGGACAAAAAGTCCGCTTTAAATCAGGAGTGCGGGTAAAGTTTCCTTGGCGTTTAACCATTGGTGATTTCGTTTGGATTGGAGAAGATACTTGGATTGATAACCTTGCATCTGTGGTGATTGAAAATCATGTATGTTTATCGCAAGGTGTTTATCTCTGCACTGGCAATCATGATTGGTACCATCCAGATTTTAAACTAATTCCTGAACAAATCTATATTCAAGAAAGTAGTTGGATTGCAGCTAAGTCGGTAATTGGCCCAGGAGTGACAGTAGGAAAGGGAGCAGTTCTAGCATTAGGAGGAGTGACAGGACGCTCTTTAGAAGCAATGACAATTTATGCAGGTAACCCAGCGCAACCTGTCAAGAGCAGAGTTCAGGAAAAAGTAGAAGATGTACTTCAGATCTCCCCAGCAGATGAATTCATTCATACCCGTCACATTCTTGATGAGGATTTGCTTGGGGAATGGGAACTAGAGACTAGTGAAGAATAAATGTGGAAGCGATCGCCCTGCAATTCACGATGGCTGAAACCCTGTTTATTGAATCAATTGCCAAAAGCTTTTGATCTACGTGAGAGTATATGCCAGTTGCGTAAGTTCTGAATAATTAAGCTGTTAATCACCTAGATAAAATATTTTTGCGTTAGGGCTGTCTGCCTAGGGTCAAGAGGAGCAAGTCACATGTGGAGGTTCCCGACGCTCGTTCGCGTAGCGTCTCCCCTTCTCCCAAAGGGAGAGGCTGCGCCAAGGGAGATGACTCGCTACTGCTTCGCTATCGGTTGAGTGAACTGACGTTCAAAAGTCCGAGCTATCCTTTGACCCTGGACTCTTGAGAGTTGACAACCTGAGTGAGAAATATACAAGTTTATTCGCCTAATAGCTTATTCAATTAGTTAAATATTATACAGCTTGATTAAGTGACTATGAAGCACGCTTATACTGATACAAACTATTTGAATGTAAAAATGCGGACTCAAGCAAAACTAACTGCTACGGCTAAATTTTTCACTCATACTCAATCTAGTTGTATTGTATTCATGAGTTCTTGTTATGAACCTTGGGGCGGCAGCGAAGAGCTTTGGTCAGCAACAGCAAAGTATTTACAGCGACAAGGAAATCAGACATACGTTTTTAAGATCAATGTTGACAAGACTCATTCCCGAGTTGCTGAATTAGAACAAGCTGGAATTGTAATTATTGACACCCTTGTTTTACAACGCAATTCTCGTCGGATTGTGAATCGAATTCTTGGGCGTTTAGGTCGCGTGCAGATTGTGAAGCAAGTTCGTCAACGTTTAGGTCATTTGCATCTGTTCCTCAATCCCTGCTTACCAGGACAGTGGCGCTCTACTAATACCTCTCGACTCTCCCCATTAGCAAGGCAATTGGGGCAATTGCAACCTACTTTGGTAGTCATTTCTCAGGGAGAGAATTTTGATGGCTTGGCATTTGCTGAACTTTGCCAGCAGATGAAACTACCTTACGTGATTCTCTCTGAAAAAGCAGGGGAAGATCGCTGGCCTGGTGATCACTTACGTCCCCTAATGCGAAAGGCTTTTCAGGAAGCGAAGAAATGCTTTTTTGTGTCTCAGCACAACCTATGTTTGACCCAAATGCAAGTAAGTCAAAAGTTATCTCATGCTGAGGTAATCAGAAATCCATATCTAACACCCGTAGCAAGT contains the following coding sequences:
- a CDS encoding glycosyltransferase — translated: MRTQAKLTATAKFFTHTQSSCIVFMSSCYEPWGGSEELWSATAKYLQRQGNQTYVFKINVDKTHSRVAELEQAGIVIIDTLVLQRNSRRIVNRILGRLGRVQIVKQVRQRLGHLHLFLNPCLPGQWRSTNTSRLSPLARQLGQLQPTLVVISQGENFDGLAFAELCQQMKLPYVILSEKAGEDRWPGDHLRPLMRKAFQEAKKCFFVSQHNLCLTQMQVSQKLSHAEVIRNPYLTPVASALPWKHPEDGCFKLACVARLWLFDKGQDILLQVLAQKKWRQRNLHITFFGEGANREGLIEMADFLGVKNVSFPGFVENIVEVWRNFHGLILPSRAEGLPIALVEAMMCGRLGIVTNVGGVSEVVTNNITGFVAQEPSCQAIDEVLERAWQRRYEWEQIGHKAAQSIREIIPPDPDGVFAHKLLQLCQTSENVSEIDAVSLSKFSSMSL